DNA from Streptomyces rishiriensis:
CGTCGACCGCGAGGCGGACCGGCTCACGGCCCTCGACTCGCCCATCGGGGACGCGGATCACGGCAGCAACCTCCGCCGTGGCTTCACCGCGGTGAGCGCCGCCCTGGAGAAGGAGGCGCCCGAGACACCGGGCGCCGTCCTGGTACTCGCGGGACGCCAGTTGATCTCGACGGTCGGCGGGGCCTCGGGGCCCCTGTACGGCACGCTGCTGCGCCGGACCGGGAAGGCGCTCGGGGACGCGGCCGAGGTGGACGAGGAGGGGTTCGCCGAGGCGCTGCGCGCCGGGGTGGACGCGGTGATGCAGCTCGGCGGTGCCGCCCCCGGCGACAAGACCATGATCGACGCGCTGGTGCCGGCCGTCGACGCGCTCCCCGACGGCTTCGGCGCCGCCCGGGCCGCCGCCGAGCAGGGCGCCGAGGCGACGACTCCGCTACAGGCCCGCAAGGGCCGGGCCAGTTATCTCGGCGAACGCAGCATCGGTCACCAGGATCCGGGCGCCACCTCGGCGGCACTGCTCATCGCCGCGCTCGCCGACGCCGGCGCCGAAGCGGGCGGGGAGTGAGGCACCGATGAGCGACGGGAAACTGGTGGGCATCGTGCTGGTGTCGCACAGCGCGGAGGTCGCGTCGGCGGTGGCCGAGCTGGCGCTGGGCCTGGTGGGCGGCGGTCCGGCGGTGCCGGTCGCCGCGGCGGGCGGTACGGCGGGCGGCGGGCTGGGCACGAGCGCCGAGCTGGTCGTCGCCGCTGCCGCCTCCGTGGACCGGGGCGCGGGTGTCGCGGTCCTCACCGATCTGGGCAGCGCCGTCCTCACGGTCAAGGCACTGCTCGCGGAGGGCGACGAACTGCCCGCTAACGCACGGCTGGTGGACGCTCCGTTCGTCGAGGGCGCGGTGGCCGCGGTGGTGACGGCGGCGACCGGTGCCGACCTGGACGCGGTGCAGGCTGCCGCCACGGAGGCCTACGGCTACCGCAAGGTGTGAGCGGCTCGGCCCAGCCGTCCCGCCCGTCACCTACGCGCCCTCCTCGCCCCCTCCGATTCCCTCGGACCCTCCGTCTCCTTCGGCCTCTCCCTCTCCTTCGTCCCCTTCGCCGCCTTCGTCTCCGTCGGCCGTCCCGGCGTCCGGGTCATCCTGCGCCTGCGCGTCGGCCGTGTCGTCCGACGACGCTTCCCGAGCCTCGCCCTCCTCGGCCGCCGGCCTCTCCTGGCCCGTCGGCTCTTCGGCGAGGCTCCCGCCGTCCCCCTCGGCGGCTGGGCGGCCTTCGCTTCCGGCCCCCGTGCGCCGTGCCCGTGCCGCGCCGCCTTCGCCCTGCGGCAGTTCCGCGAGGCCGCCCGGCGCCCACTCGTCCGCTTCCTCCTCCGCTTCCTCCTCCGGCGGGCGGGGCTGTCCCGTCGTGCCGCGCACGAAGAGCCGCGCCAGCCGCTCCCCCGTCTCCACCGCCGAGGCATGGCTCTCGATGGGCGTCGCCCGGGAGTGCTTGAAGACGATGTACGTGACGCCGAAGGGGGTGCCGCCGCCCCGCGGGTCGGCACGGATGCCGAGGGCCTTGGCGGTGGCGTAGGACGCCTCACCGATGATCCCGCTCGGTCCCGTGTCGCCGACGACCGCGTACTGCACGCGGCCCTGATAGACGACGGCCGCGACCGACCCGCCGCCCACCCCGTGGTCGCGGTGGTCCCAGATGCCGCTGACCCCCGGCACCACGATGTAGGGCAGGGTCTCGGCGCTCAGGTTGCGGCCGTCGGACTGCTGATAGGCCGTCGCGTCGGAGAACAGCGGGTCGGTGCGGCTGTTGCACTCCGGGCCGGGGCGGCCGTCGCAGTCGATGTCCATGTCGGCCGTCCAGAACACCGCCTCGTCGGTGCCGCAGACCGGGATCGTGGCCGGCGCGCCGTCGTCGGGGCGGTAGCGGCCGCGCGAGACGGGTGTGCAGTCGCGGATCCGGGCCAGCAGGTCGGCGGCGCGGA
Protein-coding regions in this window:
- a CDS encoding PTS-dependent dihydroxyacetone kinase phosphotransferase subunit DhaM translates to MSDGKLVGIVLVSHSAEVASAVAELALGLVGGGPAVPVAAAGGTAGGGLGTSAELVVAAAASVDRGAGVAVLTDLGSAVLTVKALLAEGDELPANARLVDAPFVEGAVAAVVTAATGADLDAVQAAATEAYGYRKV
- the dhaL gene encoding dihydroxyacetone kinase subunit DhaL; this encodes MLDADFFRRWMTATASSVDREADRLTALDSPIGDADHGSNLRRGFTAVSAALEKEAPETPGAVLVLAGRQLISTVGGASGPLYGTLLRRTGKALGDAAEVDEEGFAEALRAGVDAVMQLGGAAPGDKTMIDALVPAVDALPDGFGAARAAAEQGAEATTPLQARKGRASYLGERSIGHQDPGATSAALLIAALADAGAEAGGE